The sequence CGCCCCACGCCGCCGGCGCGTTGGGGATGTAGCCGAGCGGATCGTGCGCCTTGAAGACCGAGATCTCGCGTCCCTGGGTATAGAGGTTCCCCATCAGGTCGCCGGAGATGTCCACCATGCGGAGGCCGCCCTCGTAGTAGGCTTCATAGAGGATGTCGTCCTCGACCCACATGTTGTGGGTGCCGAACTCGGACACCTCGTAACGGGCCACCATCTCGGGTGATTCGGGATCGGTGAAGTCCACGATCTGGATGTAGCCCGCGGTGGCGCGCGGATAGCCGCCCCTGCCCGTCTCGGGGTCGTACTGGATTCGGTGATCGGGGCCGGTTCCCGCCCAGGCGAGCCCCTCGCGGCCGACGATCTCGTCGCCGGCGATGAGATAGAACTTGCCCGTGGACTCCTGCAGGTAGGGGAACACGGCGTGCGTCTGACCCGAGGGAAGCGGGATGTTGGTCACGAAGACGGGGTTCTCGGGGGAGCCGCCCCAGCGCCCGTTGCCCACGTCGACGACCACGATGCCGTTCTCCCACTCCGCCGAGTAGGCGATGCCGTCGTGCACCCACACGTCGTGCACGCGGCTGTCCGGATGGTCGTATTCGCCCACGTAGCGCGGGTTGTAGATGTCCGCCATGTCCAGGATGATGTACTTGTCGCCCGCAGACAGGACGAAGAGGTGCTCGTTGGTAGCGAACATGTTGTGCACGCCGCCGGTCACGCCCTCGTCCCAGGTTGAGGCGATGGTGGGGTGGGCGGGGTTGGCCAGGTCGAGAATCACGACGCCGTTGCGGCGGTTGGAGGCGCCTTCGCGCGAGATTACTCCGTAGCGGCCGTTGGGGGACGCCTTCACGTCGTTGGTAGTGCGCGCGTCGACGATGATGGAATCGGTCTTGACGATGTTGGCCGGGTCGGTGACGTCCCACACGAAGGTGACGCCGTTCCCCATTTTGGAACCCGTTAGCGCATAGTCGCGCCCGTCGACCCCTTCCCAGATCCACAGGTCGGTGGTGAAGACGCGTGACTCGCGCCCCTGCCCCACGATTTCGAGCTCCTGAACGGCGCCCCGCCGGCTTACCCGCACCGATTCGCGC comes from Gammaproteobacteria bacterium and encodes:
- a CDS encoding Ig-like domain-containing protein, whose amino-acid sequence is MRSFRLILPAAVVLTAPALPSAVELAAQTPEPDPTVVTRLEAEPAELSLRVGDVVPLVVTAYDAAGAAVDIPIRVSAPRRALRIRDGNIEAFEAGQYDVQAMVVMPASGAPVAQLTIPVVVDWPEVATVEVQAGGDLLYAGTTVRYAATARHADGSPRPTAEVAWSVSDTEVASVDAFGNVTAHRPGPVTVTAMVEGVRGSVERTVEAFPATSVQLAGGGGDLLTGDVVQFTASVLDDAGNEVPGAPVTWSLAYMPDDSIVAPAGPGQVDDGRFVADWPGLYTVVATAGHLSARESVRVSRRGAVQELEIVGQGRESRVFTTDLWIWEGVDGRDYALTGSKMGNGVTFVWDVTDPANIVKTDSIIVDARTTNDVKASPNGRYGVISREGASNRRNGVVILDLANPAHPTIASTWDEGVTGGVHNMFATNEHLFVLSAGDKYIILDMADIYNPRYVGEYDHPDSRVHDVWVHDGIAYSAEWENGIVVVDVGNGRWGGSPENPVFVTNIPLPSGQTHAVFPYLQESTGKFYLIAGDEIVGREGLAWAGTGPDHRIQYDPETGRGGYPRATAGYIQIVDFTDPESPEMVARYEVSEFGTHNMWVEDDILYEAYYEGGLRMVDISGDLMGNLYTQGREISVFKAHDPLGYIPNAPAAWGVMPWKGNVFFADINSGLWSVKILPKERPVS